In Achromobacter xylosoxidans A8, a single window of DNA contains:
- a CDS encoding chloride channel protein has protein sequence MPPTSSSARAALRLGDFTTDKRVVLLMGLAIPVGLASVAAAWALLRLIALCTNLAYHHQFSFEDQPITTGHLGLASVAIPVVGCLIIGLMARYGSEKIRGHGIPEAMEAILIGKSRIQPKVAVLKPVSSAISIGTGGPFGAEGPIIMTGGAIGSLLAQTIHLDDGERKTLLVAGAAAGMTAIFATPLAAVLLAVELLLFEWKPRSFLPVAMAALVAAATRAFVLDAGPIFAYAGALSFTPAHLLACAVVGVLAGLGSGVLTSMVYTAEDLFEKLPLHWMWWPAFGGLVIGIGGLIEPAALGVGYDNIRHLLAGDLAFQAVLLLLVVKVIIWSVALGSGTSGGVLAPLLIFGGALGALATPLLPQAAPGFWALLGMAAMMGGTMRAPLTATLFAVELTGDMGALLPVLAACVFAYGVTVLLLKRSILTEKIARRGHHISREYRVDPFDLLRVSQVMTTPVETLPADWTVAQAIAHFTTAQPVHTSYPVLDAQGVVVGEVTRADTLAWAIDDEQTGRTLGDALQGRDLVYGHPEELASQIADRMALTGAGRVPILDRVNGRLVGIVGRKDLFRSRARRLREESQRNAYFRRTPSVGR, from the coding sequence ATGCCTCCCACTTCTTCCTCTGCCCGGGCCGCGCTGCGCCTGGGCGACTTCACCACGGACAAGCGCGTGGTCCTGCTCATGGGCCTGGCCATTCCGGTCGGCCTGGCCAGCGTGGCCGCGGCCTGGGCCTTGCTGCGCCTGATCGCGCTGTGCACCAACCTGGCCTACCACCACCAGTTTTCCTTCGAGGATCAGCCCATCACGACAGGCCACCTCGGGCTGGCCTCCGTCGCCATTCCGGTCGTGGGCTGCCTGATCATCGGCCTGATGGCGCGCTATGGCTCGGAGAAGATCCGCGGCCACGGGATTCCGGAAGCCATGGAAGCCATCCTGATCGGCAAGAGCCGCATCCAGCCCAAGGTGGCCGTGTTGAAGCCGGTGTCTTCCGCGATCTCCATCGGCACGGGCGGCCCGTTCGGCGCCGAGGGCCCCATCATCATGACGGGCGGCGCCATCGGTTCCCTGCTGGCGCAGACCATCCACCTGGACGACGGCGAGCGCAAGACCCTGCTGGTGGCCGGCGCCGCCGCGGGCATGACGGCCATCTTTGCCACCCCGCTGGCGGCGGTACTGCTGGCGGTCGAGCTGCTGCTGTTCGAATGGAAGCCGCGCAGCTTCCTGCCGGTGGCCATGGCCGCCTTGGTGGCGGCGGCCACGCGCGCCTTCGTGCTGGATGCCGGGCCGATCTTCGCCTACGCCGGCGCACTGTCGTTCACGCCGGCGCATCTGCTGGCCTGCGCCGTCGTCGGCGTGCTGGCGGGCCTGGGGTCGGGCGTGCTGACGTCCATGGTCTACACCGCCGAGGACCTGTTCGAAAAACTGCCTCTGCACTGGATGTGGTGGCCGGCCTTCGGCGGCCTGGTCATCGGCATCGGCGGACTGATCGAACCGGCGGCGCTGGGCGTGGGCTACGACAATATCCGCCATCTGCTGGCGGGCGATCTGGCGTTCCAGGCCGTGTTGCTGCTGCTGGTGGTCAAGGTCATCATCTGGTCCGTTGCGCTGGGCTCGGGCACCTCGGGCGGGGTGCTGGCGCCGCTGCTGATATTCGGCGGCGCGCTGGGCGCGCTGGCGACGCCGCTCTTGCCGCAGGCGGCCCCGGGCTTCTGGGCACTGCTGGGCATGGCCGCGATGATGGGCGGCACCATGCGCGCGCCGCTCACCGCGACCCTGTTCGCGGTGGAGCTGACCGGCGACATGGGCGCGCTCTTGCCGGTGCTTGCAGCTTGCGTGTTCGCGTACGGAGTCACGGTGCTGCTGCTGAAACGATCCATCCTGACCGAGAAAATCGCGCGGCGCGGCCACCATATCAGCCGCGAGTACCGCGTCGATCCCTTCGACCTGCTGCGCGTCAGCCAGGTCATGACCACGCCGGTCGAGACCCTGCCGGCCGACTGGACGGTGGCGCAGGCCATCGCGCATTTCACGACGGCGCAGCCGGTGCATACCAGCTACCCGGTGCTGGACGCGCAAGGCGTGGTGGTGGGCGAGGTCACGCGCGCCGACACCCTGGCCTGGGCGATCGACGACGAGCAGACCGGACGCACGCTGGGTGATGCCCTGCAAGGACGTGACCTGGTGTACGGCCATCCCGAGGAATTGGCCAGCCAGATCGCCGACCGCATGGCGCTGACCGGCGCGGGGCGAGTGCCCATCCTGGACCGGGTCAACGGCCGGCTGGTCGGCATCGTGGGGCGCAAGGACCTGTTCCGCTCGCGCGCGCGGCGGCTGCGCGAAGAGAGCCAGCGCAACGCGTACTTCCGCCGCACGCCTTCAGTGGGACGCTGA
- a CDS encoding rhodanese-like domain-containing protein has translation MSTSVPPPAAANIPDQRAKAVREFIAQARRLAPDAASATREQLTQVATLLEALGRRRELFPEEAFAVVPGRPTAIYRLAEDLDGGHALYLSLGAPGKAQPPHDHTTWAIIAGVQGNERNEVYAREPSADPLRDVLTHVQRVDVQPGSSIVLGPQDVHTIELVGDEPGAHLHFYGLALDRLHGRVVFESTAGGTYRTFSPPAAIYHARISAQALQDELRGAGEIALLDVREAGRHARRHLLHAVPAPLWRLELLIDRLAPRRDARIVLMDDDETLAHQAAAKLARLGWTNISVLAGGTDAWEREGRELFSGTNVPSKAFGEVIEHEKRTPWIDVDELDERVARGDDIVVVDSRTPEEFHNFTLPFAHSLPGAELVYRIRELAPDPATFVVVNCAGRTRSIVGAQTLIDAGIPNRVASLRNGTMEWLLSGRELAHGRHAALPEPGNEALAAARQQAADVARRAGIAHIDTATLRAFEAEQGVRTLYRFDVRTREEYETGHLEGWRWAPGGQLVQATDEYLATRRARVVLADWDGVRALTTGAWLAQLGAVEVYLYQPPASAPVVSGPEPRWVLRHRPDAGGLRPQALRAALESGQAVLFDVDSGAAYQRGHVPGSRFAAPDRVAEFLPEDGGRTIVLTSSDGVLASVVAAELAWRSQRQVRYLLGGTRAWAAQGLELARGAQDVLTGDDDHSISPYLFEDLAARDQGFRDYLDWELGLVAQLEREGSQDFRLIARE, from the coding sequence ATGAGCACATCTGTACCGCCGCCCGCGGCCGCGAATATTCCCGATCAACGCGCAAAGGCAGTGCGCGAATTCATCGCCCAGGCGCGGCGGCTGGCGCCCGACGCCGCCAGCGCGACGCGCGAACAATTGACCCAAGTGGCAACACTGCTGGAGGCGTTGGGGCGGCGTCGGGAACTGTTCCCGGAAGAGGCGTTCGCCGTGGTCCCCGGCAGGCCGACCGCTATCTACCGACTGGCCGAGGACCTGGACGGCGGCCATGCCTTGTACCTGTCGCTGGGCGCGCCGGGCAAGGCCCAGCCGCCGCATGACCATACGACGTGGGCCATCATCGCCGGCGTGCAAGGCAATGAGCGCAACGAGGTCTATGCGCGCGAACCCAGCGCCGATCCGCTGCGCGACGTGCTGACCCACGTGCAGCGCGTGGATGTGCAGCCGGGCAGCTCCATCGTGCTGGGTCCGCAGGATGTGCATACCATCGAGCTGGTGGGCGACGAGCCCGGCGCGCACCTGCATTTCTATGGGCTGGCGCTGGACCGTCTGCATGGCCGTGTGGTGTTCGAGAGCACCGCGGGCGGCACCTACCGCACGTTCTCGCCGCCTGCCGCGATCTACCACGCGCGCATCTCCGCGCAGGCCCTGCAGGATGAACTGCGCGGCGCGGGCGAGATCGCCTTGCTGGACGTACGCGAGGCCGGCCGCCATGCGCGGCGCCATCTGCTGCATGCCGTGCCCGCGCCCTTGTGGCGCCTGGAGCTCCTGATCGACAGGCTGGCGCCGCGCCGCGATGCGCGCATCGTGCTGATGGACGATGACGAGACGCTGGCGCATCAGGCCGCTGCCAAGCTGGCGCGCCTGGGTTGGACCAATATCTCGGTGCTGGCGGGCGGGACGGACGCGTGGGAGCGGGAAGGGCGCGAGTTGTTCTCCGGCACCAACGTGCCCAGCAAGGCCTTCGGCGAAGTCATCGAACACGAGAAGCGCACTCCCTGGATAGACGTGGACGAACTCGATGAGCGCGTGGCGCGCGGCGACGACATCGTCGTGGTGGACAGCCGCACGCCAGAGGAATTCCACAACTTCACGCTGCCCTTCGCGCACAGCCTGCCCGGAGCGGAACTGGTCTATCGCATCCGCGAACTGGCGCCGGACCCCGCGACGTTCGTGGTGGTGAACTGTGCGGGCCGCACGCGCAGCATCGTAGGCGCGCAGACATTGATCGACGCCGGCATACCCAACCGAGTGGCGTCGCTGCGCAACGGCACCATGGAATGGTTGCTGTCGGGCCGCGAACTGGCCCACGGCAGGCATGCCGCGTTGCCGGAGCCGGGAAATGAGGCGCTGGCGGCGGCGCGCCAGCAGGCGGCCGATGTCGCGCGCCGCGCGGGCATCGCGCACATCGATACGGCCACCTTGCGGGCATTCGAGGCGGAACAGGGCGTGCGTACCCTCTACAGGTTCGATGTGCGCACCCGCGAGGAGTACGAGACCGGCCATCTTGAAGGATGGCGCTGGGCGCCCGGCGGCCAGCTGGTGCAGGCTACGGACGAGTACCTCGCGACGCGCCGCGCCCGCGTGGTGCTGGCGGATTGGGACGGCGTGCGCGCCTTGACCACCGGCGCCTGGCTGGCGCAGCTGGGCGCGGTGGAGGTCTATCTGTACCAACCGCCGGCATCGGCCCCGGTGGTGAGCGGGCCCGAGCCGCGGTGGGTGCTGCGCCACCGGCCTGACGCGGGCGGCCTGCGGCCGCAAGCCTTGCGGGCCGCGCTGGAAAGCGGCCAAGCCGTGCTATTCGACGTCGATTCCGGGGCCGCGTACCAGCGCGGCCATGTGCCGGGTTCGCGGTTCGCGGCGCCCGACCGCGTGGCGGAATTCCTGCCTGAGGATGGCGGGCGGACCATCGTGCTGACTTCCTCGGACGGCGTGCTGGCCAGCGTGGTGGCGGCCGAGCTGGCGTGGCGCAGCCAGCGGCAAGTGCGCTACCTGCTGGGCGGCACGCGCGCCTGGGCGGCTCAGGGCCTGGAATTGGCGCGTGGCGCGCAAGACGTGCTGACCGGGGACGACGACCACAGCATCAGCCCCTATCTGTTCGAGGACCTGGCTGCGCGGGATCAGGGCTTCCGCGACTACCTGGACTGGGAGCTGGGGCTGGTGGCGCAGCTGGAGCGGGAAGGCAGCCAGGACTTCCGGCTGATCGCGCGCGAATGA
- the argC gene encoding N-acetyl-gamma-glutamyl-phosphate reductase — MTHPLVFIDGDQGTTGLQIHERLHGRADLQLLTLPAAERKDPQRRAQAINGCDIAILCLPDEPARQAAASIVNPDVRVIDASSAHRTAAGWVYGFPEMNAEQAGLIAQARRVSNPGCYPTGAIALLGPLLRAGLVPADYPVVIHAVSGYSGGGRAAVDAYEAADGGGGPAFQLYGLGLAHKHTPEIERHSGLTQRPVFVPAYGAYRQGIVLTVPLQLRLLPEGVDMQRLQACLQQHYEGARHVQVVAPQDAAAHTHLDPQALNGSNDLRLAVYGNVQEGQVLLTAVFDNLGKGASGAAVQNLDLMLAAMG; from the coding sequence ATGACCCATCCTCTAGTTTTCATCGACGGCGACCAGGGCACCACCGGCCTGCAGATCCACGAACGCCTGCATGGGCGCGCGGACCTGCAGCTGCTGACGCTGCCCGCAGCGGAGCGTAAGGACCCGCAGCGCCGCGCGCAGGCGATCAACGGCTGCGACATCGCCATCCTCTGCCTGCCCGACGAGCCGGCGCGGCAGGCTGCCGCTTCCATCGTCAACCCGGACGTGCGGGTGATAGACGCCAGTTCCGCCCACCGCACGGCGGCAGGCTGGGTCTACGGTTTCCCGGAAATGAACGCGGAGCAGGCCGGGCTGATCGCCCAGGCCCGGCGCGTGAGCAATCCCGGCTGCTATCCCACGGGCGCGATCGCCTTGCTGGGGCCGCTGCTGCGCGCGGGGCTGGTGCCGGCCGACTATCCCGTGGTGATCCACGCGGTGTCGGGCTACTCGGGCGGCGGCCGCGCCGCGGTGGACGCGTATGAGGCCGCCGATGGCGGCGGCGGACCGGCATTCCAGCTCTACGGGCTGGGCCTGGCGCACAAGCACACGCCGGAAATCGAACGCCATTCCGGCCTGACGCAGCGGCCGGTGTTCGTGCCGGCCTACGGCGCGTATCGCCAGGGCATTGTGCTGACGGTGCCGTTGCAGTTGCGCCTGTTGCCCGAGGGTGTCGACATGCAACGTCTGCAGGCCTGCCTGCAACAGCACTACGAAGGCGCCAGGCATGTGCAGGTGGTGGCGCCGCAGGACGCGGCCGCCCACACCCACCTGGATCCCCAGGCGCTCAATGGCAGCAACGATCTGCGCCTGGCCGTCTACGGCAATGTCCAGGAGGGGCAGGTACTGCTGACGGCAGTGTTCGACAACCTGGGCAAGGGCGCGTCGGGAGCGGCGGTTCAGAACCTGGACCTGATGCTGGCCGCGATGGGATAG
- a CDS encoding GlcG/HbpS family heme-binding protein, which yields MSPKLIAFATLFACAGAANAAVLNESNLSMADAQKLATATVAACQAKGYNVSASVVDRAGLLKAFARSDNAGPHTIEASRAKAYTAASAKAPTLTMLENVQKNPAAATLTDIPGFLVLGGGVPVKAGSAVIGAIGVAGAPGGNLDAQCADAALQENAALFK from the coding sequence ATGTCGCCCAAACTCATCGCCTTCGCCACCCTGTTCGCCTGCGCCGGCGCCGCCAATGCCGCCGTGCTCAACGAAAGCAACCTGTCCATGGCCGACGCGCAGAAGCTGGCGACGGCCACCGTCGCCGCCTGCCAGGCCAAGGGCTACAACGTCAGCGCCTCGGTGGTGGACCGCGCCGGCCTGCTCAAGGCTTTCGCCCGCTCGGACAATGCCGGCCCGCACACTATCGAAGCCAGCCGCGCCAAGGCCTACACCGCGGCGTCGGCCAAGGCCCCGACGCTGACGATGCTGGAAAACGTGCAGAAGAACCCGGCCGCGGCCACCTTGACCGACATCCCCGGCTTCCTGGTACTGGGCGGCGGCGTGCCCGTCAAGGCCGGCTCCGCGGTGATCGGCGCCATCGGCGTGGCGGGCGCTCCCGGCGGCAACCTGGACGCGCAATGCGCCGACGCCGCCCTGCAAGAGAACGCCGCGCTGTTCAAGTAA
- a CDS encoding response regulator transcription factor encodes MLEQSPLVYLVDDDDAVRDGLALLLRSVGLRSEGHGDPLAFLAQLHPQTIGCVVLDIRMPGISGLDVLSRLAEQSDLPVVMLTGHANVDLCRRAFKGGAMEFLQKPVDDDVFLDAVQAAVRTHIASREKLAVTQAAQERLDKLSGRERDVLERIVQGLSNKEIAREFDLSPRTVETYRANVFAKLEAENLAGLIREYAGLLG; translated from the coding sequence ATGCTCGAACAATCCCCGCTGGTCTACCTGGTCGACGACGACGACGCGGTGCGCGACGGCCTGGCGCTGCTCTTGCGCAGCGTCGGCCTGCGCAGCGAGGGTCACGGCGATCCGCTGGCCTTCCTGGCCCAGCTGCATCCGCAAACCATCGGCTGCGTGGTCCTGGACATCCGCATGCCCGGCATCAGCGGCCTGGACGTGCTGAGCCGGCTGGCCGAACAATCGGACCTGCCGGTGGTCATGCTGACCGGTCACGCCAACGTCGACCTGTGCCGCCGCGCCTTCAAGGGCGGCGCCATGGAGTTCCTGCAAAAGCCGGTGGACGACGACGTCTTCCTCGACGCCGTGCAGGCCGCCGTGCGCACCCACATCGCCAGCCGCGAAAAGCTCGCGGTAACCCAGGCCGCGCAGGAACGCCTGGACAAGTTGTCCGGGCGCGAGCGCGACGTGCTGGAACGCATCGTGCAGGGCCTGAGCAACAAGGAGATCGCGCGCGAATTCGATCTGTCGCCGCGCACCGTCGAGACCTACCGCGCCAATGTCTTCGCCAAGCTGGAAGCGGAAAACCTGGCCGGGCTGATCCGCGAGTACGCGGGGCTGCTGGGCTAG
- a CDS encoding MarR family winged helix-turn-helix transcriptional regulator: MKQPPPPPQLTATDYELLADFRYALRRFAAFSENAAAGLDLMPQQHQALLAIKGTRKSTPGRRGLYVGEIAERLLIRPHTAAELVGRLARLDLVSREADPEDGRRVEVVLTARAERMLEDLSASHLEELRAMRPLLTRLLTRIGDEPGEA, encoded by the coding sequence GTGAAACAGCCCCCGCCCCCTCCCCAGTTGACCGCCACGGACTACGAACTGCTGGCCGACTTCCGCTATGCGCTGCGCCGCTTTGCCGCGTTCAGCGAAAACGCCGCCGCCGGCCTGGACCTGATGCCGCAGCAGCACCAGGCCCTGCTCGCCATCAAAGGCACCCGCAAGAGCACGCCCGGCCGCCGCGGCCTGTACGTGGGAGAAATCGCCGAACGCCTGCTGATCCGTCCCCACACCGCCGCCGAACTGGTGGGCCGGCTGGCGCGCCTGGATCTGGTCAGCCGCGAAGCCGACCCCGAGGACGGCCGCCGCGTCGAAGTCGTGCTGACCGCCCGCGCCGAGCGCATGCTGGAAGACCTGTCGGCTTCGCACCTGGAAGAATTGCGCGCCATGCGCCCGCTGCTGACGCGCCTGCTCACGCGCATCGGCGACGAGCCCGGCGAAGCCTGA
- a CDS encoding HPP family protein — protein MGVAIKRWLGSFAPAPVGVNGREKLYGVLGALLGLLCTEWVGRHALGDASPWFIAPMGASAVLLFAAPASPLAQPWSIMAGNLVSALIGVFCAQFIPVPGVAAAVAVALAIGAMFSLRCLHPPSGAVALTAVLGGPTVASLGYGFALWPVALNSAILLCIAVVFNGALKRNYPRRHADPAAGHNTRDLAPSARLGFSLADLDDALTQRGELLDISKEDLEEIVLAAEMRASVRRFGDVHCADIMSRDVVTVQAQDPLDYAVRLFDKHRLQALPVLDSAGRYAGMVSQGDVLARKTRLVAVAADADAAPDLLVADCMRSEVPFATPGLPVIELARPMSDSLHCVPVLDEARNLVGLVTQSDLVAALYQIALAASSQASDPDAQKLAA, from the coding sequence TTGGGTGTTGCAATCAAGCGCTGGCTGGGCTCGTTCGCGCCAGCGCCGGTGGGCGTCAACGGACGCGAGAAACTCTACGGCGTGCTGGGCGCGCTGCTCGGCCTGCTCTGCACGGAATGGGTCGGCCGCCATGCGCTGGGCGATGCCAGCCCCTGGTTCATCGCTCCCATGGGCGCTTCCGCGGTGTTGCTGTTCGCCGCGCCCGCCAGTCCGCTCGCCCAACCCTGGTCCATCATGGCCGGCAACCTGGTCTCGGCCCTGATCGGCGTGTTCTGCGCCCAATTCATCCCCGTGCCCGGGGTGGCGGCCGCCGTGGCGGTGGCCCTGGCCATCGGCGCCATGTTCTCGCTGCGCTGCCTGCATCCGCCCAGCGGCGCGGTGGCGCTGACCGCCGTGCTGGGCGGCCCCACCGTCGCCAGCCTGGGCTACGGCTTCGCGCTGTGGCCGGTGGCGCTGAATTCCGCCATCCTGCTGTGCATCGCCGTGGTCTTCAATGGCGCGCTCAAGCGCAACTATCCGCGCCGCCACGCCGACCCTGCCGCCGGCCACAACACGCGCGACCTGGCGCCCAGCGCGCGCCTGGGCTTCAGCCTGGCCGACCTGGACGACGCGCTCACGCAGCGCGGCGAACTGCTGGACATCAGCAAGGAAGACCTGGAAGAAATCGTGCTGGCCGCGGAAATGCGCGCCAGCGTGCGCCGCTTCGGCGACGTGCATTGCGCCGACATCATGTCGCGCGACGTGGTGACGGTGCAGGCCCAGGATCCGCTGGACTACGCCGTGCGCCTGTTCGACAAGCACCGCCTGCAGGCGCTGCCGGTGCTCGATTCGGCCGGGCGCTACGCCGGCATGGTCAGCCAGGGCGACGTGCTGGCACGCAAAACGCGGCTCGTGGCCGTCGCCGCCGACGCGGACGCCGCGCCCGACCTGCTGGTGGCCGACTGCATGCGCAGCGAAGTGCCCTTCGCCACCCCGGGCCTGCCCGTCATCGAGCTGGCCCGCCCCATGTCGGACAGCCTGCATTGCGTGCCGGTGCTGGATGAAGCGCGCAACCTGGTCGGACTGGTGACGCAATCGGACCTGGTAGCCGCGCTCTACCAGATCGCGCTGGCGGCCAGCTCGCAGGCGTCGGACCCGGACGCCCAGAAGCTGGCGGCCTGA
- a CDS encoding LysR family transcriptional regulator, whose product MREISLDRLRTLVAIADLGSFADAARALHLAPPTISLHVADLEARIGAPLLTRKRGQVRPTSIGETLLERARRLLADADQALDDVQRQVQGLAGRVRLGASTGAIAHLLPQALETLGRNHPGIDVQVAVLTSQETLLRLADGSLDVGLVALPQPPLEGLVLRPWRRDPVMAFLPASWQAPARLTPAWLAERPLILNDASTRLSRLTGEWFAAAGLNPRARIQLNYNDAIKSLVAAGYGATLLPHEATAPQPDPRIEMRPLRPALWRPLGIAHRAGQVEQATRHVLDVLWELRASASH is encoded by the coding sequence ATGCGTGAAATCAGCCTGGACCGCCTGCGCACCCTGGTCGCCATCGCCGACCTGGGCTCGTTCGCCGACGCGGCCCGCGCGCTGCATCTGGCGCCGCCCACCATCAGCCTGCACGTGGCCGACCTGGAGGCGCGTATCGGCGCGCCGCTGCTCACGCGCAAGCGCGGCCAGGTCCGGCCCACCTCCATCGGCGAAACCCTGCTGGAACGCGCGCGCCGCTTGCTGGCCGACGCCGACCAGGCGCTGGACGACGTGCAGCGTCAGGTGCAAGGGCTGGCCGGGCGCGTGCGGCTGGGCGCCTCCACCGGCGCCATCGCCCATCTGCTGCCGCAGGCGCTGGAAACGCTGGGCCGCAACCATCCCGGCATCGACGTGCAGGTGGCCGTGCTGACTTCCCAGGAAACCTTGCTGCGCCTGGCCGACGGCTCGCTGGACGTGGGCCTGGTGGCCCTGCCCCAGCCGCCGCTGGAGGGCCTGGTGCTGCGCCCGTGGCGGCGCGATCCGGTCATGGCCTTCCTGCCCGCAAGCTGGCAGGCGCCCGCGCGTCTGACGCCGGCCTGGCTGGCCGAGCGGCCGTTGATCCTGAACGACGCCAGCACGCGGCTGTCGCGCCTGACGGGGGAATGGTTCGCCGCCGCGGGCCTGAACCCGCGCGCCCGCATCCAGCTGAACTACAACGACGCGATCAAGAGCCTGGTCGCCGCGGGCTACGGCGCCACCCTGCTGCCGCACGAAGCCACCGCGCCGCAGCCGGATCCGCGCATCGAGATGCGCCCGCTGCGGCCCGCGCTATGGCGTCCGTTGGGCATCGCCCATCGCGCCGGACAAGTAGAGCAAGCCACCCGGCATGTGCTGGACGTCTTGTGGGAACTGCGGGCCTCAGCGTCCCACTGA
- a CDS encoding sensor histidine kinase, whose protein sequence is MNPLSRARAFFCWLVLFALGALWIGRQDYVDQYERFTQSTSVAQRMLSQKTVQHEAVLATLAALSHPPAPERLYPSLQPAMPQLLGLGYLPGGAWSGNVAEPAGLAAAVERARGLARPVTLPVDNARYWLVAPSGWSLLLDARQLVPAADFPPGLANLTLTVDQTPLPLLDKQPDAGAPGWPLALQKPLGAASQPFQMRSTRKLTPGVWPWATWLAWGLASALLVVGAAAWQRSLAQARRQQEQLRLGAMARLSTLGEMAAGIAHELNQPLTAILAQTRAAERLLDDDEERPAVRHALLASAEQAKRAADIISRMRALVQPSSPARRVALDPDALVASLRFLREAELARQGIRLSWHNASPGVRPLGDRVALEQILHNLVQNAADALTGVSGPRQISLEGRTDGEDYLFSVSDTGPGIAADALPRLFAPFYTTRPQGMGLGLALCETLAGSMDGRIAARNLSPAGACFTVSLPRSGAAA, encoded by the coding sequence GTGAATCCCCTATCGCGCGCTCGCGCCTTCTTCTGCTGGCTGGTCCTGTTCGCCCTCGGCGCCCTGTGGATCGGGCGGCAGGATTACGTCGACCAGTACGAACGCTTCACCCAGAGCACCAGCGTGGCGCAGCGCATGCTGAGCCAGAAAACGGTGCAGCATGAGGCCGTGCTGGCGACCCTGGCCGCCCTCTCCCATCCTCCCGCTCCCGAACGCCTGTATCCCAGCCTGCAACCGGCCATGCCGCAATTGCTGGGGCTGGGCTACCTGCCCGGCGGCGCCTGGAGCGGCAACGTGGCGGAACCTGCCGGCCTTGCAGCCGCCGTCGAACGCGCGCGCGGCCTGGCGCGCCCGGTGACGCTGCCTGTGGACAATGCCCGCTACTGGCTGGTGGCGCCGTCCGGCTGGAGCCTGCTGCTGGACGCCCGCCAACTGGTGCCCGCCGCCGACTTTCCACCCGGGCTGGCCAACCTGACCCTGACCGTGGACCAGACCCCGCTGCCGCTGCTGGACAAGCAGCCCGACGCCGGCGCCCCTGGCTGGCCGCTGGCCCTGCAAAAGCCGCTGGGCGCGGCCAGCCAACCCTTCCAGATGCGCAGCACGCGCAAGCTGACCCCGGGCGTCTGGCCCTGGGCCACCTGGCTGGCCTGGGGCCTGGCCAGCGCGCTGCTGGTGGTCGGCGCCGCGGCCTGGCAGCGTTCGCTCGCCCAGGCCCGCCGCCAGCAGGAGCAACTGCGCCTGGGCGCCATGGCGCGCCTGAGCACGCTGGGCGAGATGGCCGCCGGCATCGCCCACGAACTGAACCAGCCGCTGACCGCCATCCTGGCCCAGACCCGCGCCGCCGAGAGGCTGCTGGACGACGACGAGGAACGCCCCGCGGTGCGCCATGCGCTACTGGCCAGCGCCGAACAGGCCAAGCGCGCCGCCGACATCATCAGCCGCATGCGCGCCCTGGTGCAGCCCAGTTCGCCCGCCCGCCGCGTAGCGCTGGACCCGGACGCGCTGGTGGCATCGTTGCGCTTCCTGCGCGAAGCCGAACTGGCCAGGCAGGGCATACGGCTGAGCTGGCACAACGCCAGCCCCGGCGTCCGCCCGCTGGGCGACCGCGTGGCCCTGGAGCAGATCCTGCACAACCTGGTGCAAAACGCCGCCGACGCCTTGACTGGCGTTTCCGGGCCACGCCAGATTTCACTGGAAGGCCGCACCGACGGCGAGGACTACCTGTTCAGCGTCAGCGACACCGGCCCCGGCATCGCCGCCGACGCGCTGCCGCGCCTGTTCGCCCCCTTCTACACCACGCGGCCGCAAGGCATGGGCCTGGGACTGGCGCTGTGCGAAACGTTGGCCGGCTCCATGGACGGCCGCATCGCCGCGCGCAATCTCAGCCCGGCAGGCGCCTGCTTCACGGTAAGCCTGCCGCGCTCCGGCGCTGCCGCATGA